From a single Rhinolophus ferrumequinum isolate MPI-CBG mRhiFer1 chromosome 15, mRhiFer1_v1.p, whole genome shotgun sequence genomic region:
- the LOC117034424 gene encoding haptoglobin-like, with amino-acid sequence MALFFQRQDKAKMGALGTVVTLLLWGQLLAVDVSNNSTDNADESCPKAPEIANGYVEHSVRYQCKTYYRLRTDGDGVYTLNSEKQWRNKVTGEKLPECEAVCGKPKNPVDQVQRILGGSLDAKGSFPWQAKMVSHHNLISGATLISEQWLLTTAKNLFLGHEDGATAEDIAPTLRLYVAKNQQVEVEKVVLHPDYSKIDIGLIKLKQKVPVGERVMPICLSSKDYAEVGRVGYVSGWGRNANFNFTELLKYVMLPVADQKNCVRHYEVSTEPEKKQPKSPVGVQPILNEHTFCAGLTKYQEDTCYGDAGSAFAIHDLDEDTWYAAGILSFDKSCSVAEYGVYVKVPSILDWVQKTIASN; translated from the exons ATGGCACTGTTCTTCCAGAGGCAGGACAAAGCAAAGATGGG TGCCCTGGGAACTGTCGTCACCCTCCTGCTCTGGGGGCAGCTTCTCGCAGTGGACGTTAGCAATAACAGCACAGACAACGCAG atgaaaGCTGCCCAAAGGCCCCCGAGATTGCAAACGGCTACGTGGAACACTCGGTTCGCTATCAGTGTAAGACCTACTACAGACTGCGCACTGACGGAGACG gAGTGTACACCTTAAACAGTGAGAAGCAGTGGAGAAATAAGGTCACTGGAGAGAAACTTCCTGAATGTGAAGCAG TGTGCGGAAAGCCCAAGAACCCGGTGGATCAGGTCCAAAGGATCCTGGGTGGATCGCTGGATGCCAAAGGCAGCTTTCCCTGGCAGGCTAAGATGGTCTCGCACCATAACCTCATCTCGGGAGCCACACTGATCAGTGAACAATGGCTGCTGACCACGGCTAAAAATCTCTTCCTGGGTCATGAAGATGGTGCAACAGCAGAAGACATTGCCCCTACCCTAAGACTCTATGTGGCGAAAAATCAGCAAGTGGAGGTTGAGAAGGTGGTTCTCCACCCTGACTATTCCAAGATCGACATTGGGCTCATCAAGCTCAAGCAGAAGGTGCCCGTTGGTGAGAGAGTAATGCCCATCTGCCTATCTTCCAAAGATTATGCGGAAGTGGGGCGTGTGGGTTATGTGTCTGGTTGGGGGCGAAATGCCAACTTTAATTTTACTGAGCTACTGAAGTACGTCATGTTGCCTGTGGCTGACCAAAAGAATTGTGTAAGACACTATGAAGTAAGCACAGAGCCCGAGAAGAAGCAACCAAAGAGCCCTGTCGGGGTGCAGCCTATACTGAATGAACACACCTTCTGTGCTGGCCTGACCAAGTACCAGGAAGACACCTGCTATGGTGATGCTGGCAGCGCCTTTGCCATTCACGACCTGGATGAGGACACCTGGTATGCGGCTGGGATCCTGAGCTTTGATAAGAGCTGTAGCGTGGCCGAGTATGGTGTGTACGTGAAAGTGCCCTCCATCCTGGACTGGGTTCAGAAAACCATAGCCAGCAACTAA